In Bdellovibrionales bacterium, the following proteins share a genomic window:
- a CDS encoding FtsX-like permease family protein — protein MGAIFLFKAYFSRKIRSFAIYLSLGLRPNRVLVLVLFQVAALGFIGSLPAICLSLILVPMISLITQQLLPIQLDSAMDPMSILIAVTTAIGGSLLVCFPTALRVKQIKPSFLFRIETLRILPTAPSVVLLSYLPAVVAFWLMSVWQAHSWQVGSLFTAIFGCSGLLFWFLVFLVLKPLERIPKRLPSFVQIATREMVRHQSSTITSFLALSLGVLLINIAPQIEANLRGEIEHPEKSRLPSFFLFDIQEDQLSELKKLTAEFKIPLQQVSPLVRARLVAVNKQKFEKGEKQVFSREEEREARFRNRGFNLTYRSDLSESEELSEGQSFSGVFDQTKGGVPEISVEKRFAQRLGLKINDILSFDIQDVPIEGKIINFRTVRWASFQPNFFLQFQPGVLESAPKTYLASLPDHETAIKTSIQNAIVSKFPNISLIDVSRLAGRILEISQQMTWAMHLMAGLNIVVGLFVMFSICNHQIWQRKWEMSLLKVLGYRSAQVRNMFLFQHLAIGLSAGIVGAITSLVVSFGISFVLFDGLWVWQWQAPTFSVLSLIALSFCVSYISSRQIFLTKPNILLRQEVA, from the coding sequence GTGGGGGCCATATTTCTATTCAAAGCCTATTTTTCCCGAAAAATTCGTTCTTTTGCGATATATCTGAGCCTTGGCCTCAGACCAAATCGCGTCTTAGTTCTCGTTCTCTTTCAAGTCGCGGCGCTCGGTTTTATTGGATCACTTCCTGCGATCTGTCTTTCGCTGATACTCGTACCCATGATTTCTCTCATCACGCAGCAATTACTTCCAATCCAACTGGATTCCGCAATGGATCCGATGTCTATCTTAATTGCAGTAACGACAGCCATCGGTGGAAGCCTATTGGTTTGTTTTCCAACGGCCCTTCGAGTGAAGCAAATAAAACCCTCATTTCTTTTTCGAATTGAAACTCTTCGAATTCTGCCCACGGCCCCTTCCGTCGTTTTGCTCTCCTATCTGCCTGCTGTTGTTGCGTTTTGGCTGATGTCCGTTTGGCAGGCTCATTCCTGGCAGGTAGGCTCGCTATTCACTGCTATTTTTGGTTGTTCCGGATTACTTTTTTGGTTTCTTGTTTTTCTCGTTTTAAAGCCACTTGAGAGAATCCCTAAAAGACTTCCCTCATTTGTCCAGATTGCGACAAGAGAGATGGTCCGTCACCAGTCTTCGACCATAACAAGCTTTTTGGCATTGAGCCTGGGCGTACTACTCATAAATATTGCACCCCAAATTGAAGCTAATCTTCGTGGAGAAATTGAACACCCCGAAAAATCGCGACTACCTAGCTTTTTTTTGTTTGATATTCAGGAAGATCAACTCTCCGAACTCAAAAAATTGACAGCTGAGTTCAAGATCCCATTGCAGCAAGTTTCCCCCCTCGTAAGAGCCCGTCTCGTTGCGGTCAACAAGCAAAAATTTGAAAAAGGTGAAAAGCAAGTTTTCTCTCGAGAAGAGGAACGCGAAGCGCGTTTTCGCAATCGTGGATTTAACTTAACCTACCGAAGCGATCTTTCCGAATCCGAAGAGCTCTCAGAAGGCCAAAGTTTTAGCGGTGTTTTTGATCAAACAAAGGGTGGCGTGCCAGAGATATCGGTTGAAAAGCGCTTCGCACAACGATTGGGATTGAAAATAAACGACATCCTTAGCTTTGATATTCAAGATGTCCCAATTGAGGGCAAAATTATCAATTTTAGAACTGTACGATGGGCCAGCTTCCAGCCAAATTTCTTTCTTCAGTTTCAACCCGGTGTTTTAGAATCAGCACCCAAAACTTACCTCGCCTCTCTTCCCGACCATGAGACCGCAATAAAGACTTCAATACAAAACGCCATTGTCAGCAAATTTCCAAATATCAGCCTCATCGACGTTTCTAGATTGGCGGGCCGAATTCTTGAAATAAGTCAGCAGATGACCTGGGCCATGCATTTGATGGCAGGCCTTAATATAGTCGTCGGACTTTTTGTCATGTTCTCCATCTGCAACCACCAAATATGGCAGCGCAAATGGGAAATGAGTTTACTGAAGGTTTTAGGCTATCGATCAGCACAAGTTCGCAACATGTTTTTATTTCAACATTTGGCGATTGGCCTGTCGGCTGGAATTGTTGGCGCAATAACCAGCCTAGTGGTTAGTTTTGGAATTTCCTTTGTCCTCTTTGATGGGCTTTGGGTTTGGCAATGGCAAGCGCCCACTTTCTCGGTTTTGTCGCTCATTGCACTCAGCTTTTGCGTCAGCTATATCTCCTCACGACAGATTTTTTTAACAAAGCCGAACATACTATTGCGGCAAGAAGTAGCATGA
- a CDS encoding efflux RND transporter periplasmic adaptor subunit: protein MFKKNQYIFLGASLLSVAIMSVFFFYRYNRKYDLIKPKRGSITEAIYGLGKVKSYSKYDVKLGIMSTVQEVYVREGDVVKKGDPLIRFTENLKFSSPINGTVTFIGVGESEGVAPQVVLLSVQDLNDKYIEVSLEQQAALRVRAGQMADVIFESLRSVKLEGKVKALFPKMMNSLPIFK, encoded by the coding sequence ATGTTTAAAAAAAATCAATACATCTTTCTAGGTGCTTCTCTTTTGTCTGTTGCGATAATGAGCGTTTTTTTCTTTTATAGATACAACCGCAAATACGACCTTATCAAACCGAAACGAGGATCTATCACTGAAGCTATTTACGGTTTAGGAAAAGTAAAATCATATAGCAAATATGATGTTAAACTAGGAATCATGAGTACTGTTCAGGAAGTGTATGTTCGCGAGGGAGACGTCGTAAAAAAGGGGGACCCACTTATTCGATTTACTGAGAATCTAAAGTTTTCATCACCCATAAACGGCACGGTTACCTTCATAGGAGTCGGAGAGTCAGAGGGTGTCGCTCCTCAAGTCGTGCTCTTATCTGTCCAGGATCTTAACGACAAGTACATCGAGGTTTCTCTTGAACAACAGGCCGCTCTGAGGGTGCGCGCAGGCCAAATGGCTGATGTTATTTTTGAAAGCCTTCGATCCGTAAAGCTGGAGGGAAAAGTTAAAGCGCTTTTTCCAAAAATGATGAATTCCTTGCCCATATTCAAGTGA
- a CDS encoding ABC transporter permease — MWFLALRQMLARKKQTLLIFLGISLGTTIYVVIAGMQLGMRNYISEQLLNNTAHVIIKGNEQKIQQEDLRDRFFEETQFVQWIVPPAGKRGESRLENPQGWFSRLERDPRVLAYSPRLTINAIVARGPLRTSIGLTGIIPEKHTQVTSHADYTVAGNLSMLTGGGRKIILGKGVMDKLGASVGDTIRISSGFNEAWPYRIVGVVQLGNHNIDDTMGLAHLSDVQSLNHSPGRVSEISVALDDIQLSSSTASLWSLYSNDKVEGWEEANASFMQIINIQDITRYVITFAILLVAAFGVYNVLSIMISQKQKEIAILRSIGYGPEKILQLFMIQGFLLGFVGGLSGLVLGLGANLLIGNIDLGFKIGKGTHLPISYDVTIFVAAFVAAQAAAAVASIIPARHAAQLTPLDIIRANI; from the coding sequence ATGTGGTTTTTGGCCTTACGCCAAATGCTCGCTCGAAAAAAGCAAACACTCTTGATTTTTCTTGGTATCTCGCTGGGCACAACTATCTATGTGGTCATTGCGGGAATGCAGCTGGGAATGAGAAACTACATTTCAGAACAATTACTCAACAACACGGCTCATGTCATCATTAAAGGAAATGAACAAAAAATACAGCAAGAAGATTTGCGCGATCGCTTTTTTGAAGAAACCCAATTTGTTCAATGGATCGTCCCACCGGCAGGAAAGCGAGGCGAATCAAGACTTGAAAATCCGCAAGGATGGTTTTCTCGTCTTGAAAGGGACCCAAGAGTTTTGGCCTATTCTCCTCGATTGACAATAAATGCCATTGTGGCGCGCGGTCCCCTGAGAACAAGTATTGGTCTCACTGGAATAATTCCTGAAAAGCACACGCAAGTGACGAGTCATGCTGACTACACCGTGGCTGGAAATCTCTCCATGCTGACGGGTGGGGGGCGGAAAATTATTCTCGGCAAGGGGGTTATGGACAAATTGGGCGCATCGGTTGGAGATACGATTAGAATATCAAGCGGATTCAATGAAGCTTGGCCTTATCGCATCGTTGGAGTCGTTCAACTGGGAAATCACAATATTGACGACACCATGGGACTGGCTCACCTCTCCGATGTTCAATCTCTGAATCACTCTCCTGGACGAGTCAGCGAAATTTCTGTAGCCCTCGACGACATTCAGCTTTCTTCCTCAACCGCTTCTCTCTGGTCGCTCTATTCAAACGACAAAGTGGAGGGATGGGAAGAAGCAAATGCTTCATTTATGCAGATTATCAATATTCAGGATATCACCAGATACGTTATCACATTTGCCATACTGCTCGTGGCCGCCTTTGGTGTTTACAATGTGTTAAGCATCATGATCAGTCAGAAGCAAAAGGAAATCGCGATCCTCCGCTCTATCGGCTACGGTCCCGAAAAAATTCTTCAGCTGTTTATGATTCAGGGTTTCCTCTTGGGGTTTGTTGGTGGTCTCAGTGGCCTTGTCCTTGGCCTCGGCGCTAATCTTCTTATTGGAAATATTGATCTGGGATTTAAGATTGGAAAAGGGACACATCTTCCAATATCCTACGATGTAACTATTTTTGTTGCGGCATTTGTGGCAGCACAGGCTGCTGCGGCAGTGGCAAGTATCATTCCTGCCAGACATGCCGCTCAACTGACTCCATTAGATATTATACGTGCAAACATTTGA
- a CDS encoding ABC transporter ATP-binding protein, with the protein MGIQGHQLIKEFGVPPTRILHHVEVNIKDGEFVSISGKSGSGKSSLLYILSTLDNPTQGEVLVDGANIAKLSSRDLHDFRNRQVGFIFQFHYLLPELTALENVLLGPRNLKRHEELKNRAMTLLEELEISEQANKFPAQMSGGQQQRVAIARALILQPRYLFADEPTGNLDTANAERVMNILTQFNQKMKTTIVLVTHDPDYSRLAHREILLVDGHLADGTHIGGAASP; encoded by the coding sequence TTGGGAATTCAAGGGCACCAACTCATCAAGGAATTCGGAGTTCCACCAACTCGAATTCTACATCATGTTGAAGTGAATATCAAAGATGGTGAATTCGTTTCTATTTCTGGAAAGTCGGGATCAGGAAAGAGCTCGCTGCTCTATATTCTGAGCACTCTCGACAATCCAACCCAAGGTGAGGTCCTCGTTGATGGAGCGAATATTGCCAAGCTATCAAGCCGAGATCTTCATGATTTTAGAAACCGTCAAGTTGGTTTCATTTTTCAATTTCACTATCTTCTTCCTGAATTGACCGCTCTAGAAAACGTTCTCCTAGGACCTCGAAATCTAAAACGCCACGAAGAGCTAAAAAATCGAGCCATGACTCTTCTTGAAGAACTCGAAATATCCGAGCAAGCAAACAAGTTTCCAGCCCAAATGAGCGGAGGTCAGCAACAGAGAGTCGCAATTGCACGAGCCCTTATTTTGCAACCAAGATATCTTTTTGCAGATGAGCCCACCGGCAACCTGGATACCGCAAACGCCGAACGAGTGATGAATATCCTCACTCAGTTCAATCAAAAAATGAAAACAACTATTGTATTGGTCACTCATGACCCCGACTATTCTCGACTGGCTCACCGCGAAATCCTACTTGTTGACGGCCACCTGGCCGATGGAACTCATATTGGAGGAGCGGCCTCGCCTTGA
- a CDS encoding CoA-binding protein, with protein sequence MGRSSTDQNLIKEVLEKYKKVTVVGISSKPSRASYGVTEYLLNQGFEVDGVNPVEKSILGCSIYASLKQVPHKLEIVDVFRAPEHVLELVNELIPLRPQVLWLQEGVTHLEAEERARQAGIVVISDKCILKEHRRLFLIK encoded by the coding sequence ATGGGTAGAAGCTCAACAGATCAGAATTTGATTAAAGAAGTTTTGGAGAAATACAAAAAGGTGACCGTTGTGGGAATCAGCTCGAAGCCGAGCCGGGCAAGTTACGGAGTCACAGAGTATCTCTTAAACCAAGGATTTGAGGTTGATGGCGTTAACCCAGTGGAGAAATCTATTCTCGGTTGCTCCATTTATGCGTCGCTGAAGCAGGTGCCGCATAAGCTCGAAATAGTGGACGTGTTTCGCGCACCAGAACACGTCTTGGAGCTGGTGAATGAGTTAATTCCCCTTCGACCCCAGGTGCTTTGGTTACAGGAGGGCGTCACTCATCTCGAGGCAGAGGAGAGGGCGCGCCAAGCTGGAATTGTGGTCATATCCGACAAATGCATACTAAAGGAGCATCGAAGATTATTTTTAATAAAATAG